The window CACATGAAATTAATGGCTAAAAACAATACTTGTTTTAGGTTATTATTAGATAAAAATATTAGCTCGTTTTTTGAAGAGGAATTAAAAGATGTTACAGAAATGCTTGAATTGGACGAGGAACAAATAAAAGAGGTTAGTAATAGGATAAAAAGAGCAGGTAGAAGAATCCCCGTATTAATAATGGATTATCTAGACTGGCATCAAGTTTCAATAATAGAAGAGCGCAAGGAAGTTTTAAAATCGCTATTTGTTGATACAGGAAACATCAGATTTTATAAGTATGGAGAAAATACAGCCCACTTACTTGGTTACATGGGGAGAATTGAAAAAACCGAAAAAAATGATTTTGCCTTTGTAGACGAAAATTTCAGGACTGGAAAAAACGGAATAGAGAAATTTTATGAAGAAACATTGCGGGGAAATTTCGGTCATAAACAGATTGAGGTTAACGCTCATGGCAAATATGTAAGGGAGCTATCCGAAAGTAAACCTTTACCAGGCATTGATCTATATTTGAATATAGATGCAGAGCTACAAAAAAATATTACTCCATATTTAAATTCAAAAGGTTGTAGTGCTGTTGTGATGGATTGCCAGGATGGTAGTATTTTGGTTTCTAGCTCGACACCCTCCTATAATCCTAATAATTTTAATTTTCTATCAAATAAATATTGGTCTGAGTTAATCCAAAACCCGCATAAACCACTGATAAATAAAACAATTCATAGTCTTTATCCTCCCGGCTCAATATTTAAAATAATTACAATTCTAGCTGCACTGGAGACAGGAATAAACCCTTCTCATACCATAAATTGTAATGGAGGGCCAGCTCTAGGAGGGAACGGTTTTAGATGTGGAAAAAAAACTGGTCATGGCTTCTTAAATATGCATGATGCAATAAAACACTCCTGTAATATTTATATGTTTGAAATTGCAAAAATCATAGGACCTCAAAAGATTATCAATTTAGCACAAAAATTTGGTTTTGGATCAAATACCGGTATTGATTTACCATCCGAGCTTACAGGATTTGTTCCAACGTTGGAATGGAAAAAGAAGCAATTTAATAGCAAATGGTCTCTAGGAGATACATTTAATTTGTCAATTGGACAAGGATTTTTATTATGTACTCCTATACAACTGGCAAGATTCATAACTGCTATAGCAACAGACGGAAAATTATACACCCCTAAGATAGCTAAATCTGCGGCAGAATATGTCCAGCTTAGGTTAGAAAAAGATCATATAGCTTTTATAAAAGAAGCATTGTATAGCACCGTTAATTCGGCAGGTGGAACTGGCTATGCAGGAAGACTAACTCATAGCACATTAAGTATGGCTGGTAAGACGGGCACTGCTCAGGT of the Candidatus Megaera polyxenophila genome contains:
- a CDS encoding penicillin-binding protein; this encodes MLDKNTIKGQLISRRAFIIGAGKFAFLLLLVGRMFYMQFIKKNEYKTLSDQNRIRMIIMLPNRGQIYDRHMKLMAKNNTCFRLLLDKNISSFFEEELKDVTEMLELDEEQIKEVSNRIKRAGRRIPVLIMDYLDWHQVSIIEERKEVLKSLFVDTGNIRFYKYGENTAHLLGYMGRIEKTEKNDFAFVDENFRTGKNGIEKFYEETLRGNFGHKQIEVNAHGKYVRELSESKPLPGIDLYLNIDAELQKNITPYLNSKGCSAVVMDCQDGSILVSSSTPSYNPNNFNFLSNKYWSELIQNPHKPLINKTIHSLYPPGSIFKIITILAALETGINPSHTINCNGGPALGGNGFRCGKKTGHGFLNMHDAIKHSCNIYMFEIAKIIGPQKIINLAQKFGFGSNTGIDLPSELTGFVPTLEWKKKQFNSKWSLGDTFNLSIGQGFLLCTPIQLARFITAIATDGKLYTPKIAKSAAEYVQLRLEKDHIAFIKEALYSTVNSAGGTGYAGRLTHSTLSMAGKTGTAQVVAKKNTDDDLSRSDIAWNRRNHAIFAGYAPSNNPRYTVTVYYDHGGGGGKAAVPIAKAIIEQILEKYPQIY